The Neovison vison isolate M4711 chromosome 5, ASM_NN_V1, whole genome shotgun sequence genome includes a region encoding these proteins:
- the AFMID gene encoding kynurenine formamidase isoform X3, which yields MEVPGRATRAEAPWKQLSAEELENQYCPSRWVIRRGAEETLKMYSHLGDKATKNARATRKSLLHVPYGDGEGEKLDIYFPGEVAAEGLPFCLFLHGGYWQSGSKDMSAFMVEPLTARGVAVVVVAYDIAPKGTLDQMIDQVTRSVAFVQRKYPCNEWVSLQIFLLSDNAGGRGLYLCGHSAGAHLAAMMLLANWTKHGVTPNLKGLFLTLRRGGWDASFEEIHDVDHFEIIWSLTQQDFVLTQMILSTILPEL from the exons ATGGAGGTCCCTGGCCGCGCAACCCGAGCCGAGGCTCCCTGGAAGCAGCTCTCTGCAGAG GAGTTGGAGAATCAGTACTGCCCCAGCAGATGGGTCATCCGACGGGGAGCAGAGGAAACCCTGAAGATGTACTCACACCTAGGAGACAAGG CCACCAAGAATGCCCGGGCCACCAGGAAGAGCCTGCTGCATGTCCCCTACGGGGATGGCGAAGGGGAGAAACTGGACATCTACTTTCCTGGAGAAGTGGCTGCTGAAG GCTTGCCTTTCTGTCTGTTCCTTCACGGAGGCTACTGGCAGAGTGGAAG TAAGGACATGTCAGCCTTCATGGTCGAGCCACTGACGGCACGGGGAGTGGCCGTGGTAGTCGTGGCTTATGACATTGCCCCCAAAG GAACCCTGGACCAGATGATAGACCAGGTGACTCGGAGCGTCGCATTTGTGCAGAGGAAATATCCGTGCAATGAGTGGGTGTCCCTGCAGATCTTCCTTTTGTCAGACAATGCAGGAGGACG GGGACTTTACCTTTGTGGACACTCAGCAGGGGCCCACCTGGCTGCCATGATGCTCCTGGCCAACTGGACAAAGCACGGAGTCACACCCAACCTCAAAG GTCTTTTCCTG ACGCTGCGCCGGGGAGGGTGGGATGCCTCGTTTGAAGAAATCCATGACGTGGATCACTTTGAAATCATCTGGAGCCTAACCCAGCAGGACTTCGTGCTCACCCAG
- the AFMID gene encoding kynurenine formamidase isoform X2, producing the protein MEVPGRATRAEAPWKQLSAEELENQYCPSRWVIRRGAEETLKMYSHLGDKATKNARATRKSLLHVPYGDGEGEKLDIYFPGEVAAEGLPFCLFLHGGYWQSGSKDMSAFMVEPLTARGVAVVVVAYDIAPKGTLDQMIDQVTRSVAFVQRKYPCNEGLYLCGHSAGAHLAAMMLLANWTKHGVTPNLKGLFLVSGIYDLEPLVHTTQNAPLLLTPADARRNSPQLLLEAALTRPSGPACRMLVTVGQHDSPEFHRQSREFFQTLRRGGWDASFEEIHDVDHFEIIWSLTQQDFVLTQMILSTILPEL; encoded by the exons ATGGAGGTCCCTGGCCGCGCAACCCGAGCCGAGGCTCCCTGGAAGCAGCTCTCTGCAGAG GAGTTGGAGAATCAGTACTGCCCCAGCAGATGGGTCATCCGACGGGGAGCAGAGGAAACCCTGAAGATGTACTCACACCTAGGAGACAAGG CCACCAAGAATGCCCGGGCCACCAGGAAGAGCCTGCTGCATGTCCCCTACGGGGATGGCGAAGGGGAGAAACTGGACATCTACTTTCCTGGAGAAGTGGCTGCTGAAG GCTTGCCTTTCTGTCTGTTCCTTCACGGAGGCTACTGGCAGAGTGGAAG TAAGGACATGTCAGCCTTCATGGTCGAGCCACTGACGGCACGGGGAGTGGCCGTGGTAGTCGTGGCTTATGACATTGCCCCCAAAG GAACCCTGGACCAGATGATAGACCAGGTGACTCGGAGCGTCGCATTTGTGCAGAGGAAATATCCGTGCAATGA GGGACTTTACCTTTGTGGACACTCAGCAGGGGCCCACCTGGCTGCCATGATGCTCCTGGCCAACTGGACAAAGCACGGAGTCACACCCAACCTCAAAG GTCTTTTCCTGGTAAGTGGGATCTATGACCTGGAGCCCCTCGTGCACACCACTCAGAACGCCCCTCTCCTCCTGACCCC GGCGGACGCTCGGAGGAACAGCCCCCAGCTGCTCCTGGAGGCGGCCCTGACTCGGCCCTCGGGTCCAGCCTGCCGCATGCTGGTGACTGTGGGCCAACACGACTCCCCTGAATTCCACCGACAGTCTAGGGAGTTTTTTCAG ACGCTGCGCCGGGGAGGGTGGGATGCCTCGTTTGAAGAAATCCATGACGTGGATCACTTTGAAATCATCTGGAGCCTAACCCAGCAGGACTTCGTGCTCACCCAG
- the AFMID gene encoding kynurenine formamidase isoform X1: MEVPGRATRAEAPWKQLSAEELENQYCPSRWVIRRGAEETLKMYSHLGDKATKNARATRKSLLHVPYGDGEGEKLDIYFPGEVAAEGLPFCLFLHGGYWQSGSKDMSAFMVEPLTARGVAVVVVAYDIAPKGTLDQMIDQVTRSVAFVQRKYPCNEWVSLQIFLLSDNAGGRGLYLCGHSAGAHLAAMMLLANWTKHGVTPNLKGLFLVSGIYDLEPLVHTTQNAPLLLTPADARRNSPQLLLEAALTRPSGPACRMLVTVGQHDSPEFHRQSREFFQTLRRGGWDASFEEIHDVDHFEIIWSLTQQDFVLTQMILSTILPEL, from the exons ATGGAGGTCCCTGGCCGCGCAACCCGAGCCGAGGCTCCCTGGAAGCAGCTCTCTGCAGAG GAGTTGGAGAATCAGTACTGCCCCAGCAGATGGGTCATCCGACGGGGAGCAGAGGAAACCCTGAAGATGTACTCACACCTAGGAGACAAGG CCACCAAGAATGCCCGGGCCACCAGGAAGAGCCTGCTGCATGTCCCCTACGGGGATGGCGAAGGGGAGAAACTGGACATCTACTTTCCTGGAGAAGTGGCTGCTGAAG GCTTGCCTTTCTGTCTGTTCCTTCACGGAGGCTACTGGCAGAGTGGAAG TAAGGACATGTCAGCCTTCATGGTCGAGCCACTGACGGCACGGGGAGTGGCCGTGGTAGTCGTGGCTTATGACATTGCCCCCAAAG GAACCCTGGACCAGATGATAGACCAGGTGACTCGGAGCGTCGCATTTGTGCAGAGGAAATATCCGTGCAATGAGTGGGTGTCCCTGCAGATCTTCCTTTTGTCAGACAATGCAGGAGGACG GGGACTTTACCTTTGTGGACACTCAGCAGGGGCCCACCTGGCTGCCATGATGCTCCTGGCCAACTGGACAAAGCACGGAGTCACACCCAACCTCAAAG GTCTTTTCCTGGTAAGTGGGATCTATGACCTGGAGCCCCTCGTGCACACCACTCAGAACGCCCCTCTCCTCCTGACCCC GGCGGACGCTCGGAGGAACAGCCCCCAGCTGCTCCTGGAGGCGGCCCTGACTCGGCCCTCGGGTCCAGCCTGCCGCATGCTGGTGACTGTGGGCCAACACGACTCCCCTGAATTCCACCGACAGTCTAGGGAGTTTTTTCAG ACGCTGCGCCGGGGAGGGTGGGATGCCTCGTTTGAAGAAATCCATGACGTGGATCACTTTGAAATCATCTGGAGCCTAACCCAGCAGGACTTCGTGCTCACCCAG